A genomic segment from Pollutimonas thiosulfatoxidans encodes:
- the recO gene encoding DNA repair protein RecO, with product MSRRTQRVQDAAGYLLHSAPWRETSLIIQVFTRHHGNVALVAKGAKRPYSVLRPVLSAFQPLSLSWSGANEVRTLTRAECAGIRPLGGRALMSAWYMNELLLRLLAREDPHPVLYDAYDAALQQLAFQQSAASALRRFEWILLNETGYGLGDDMPDFDDPQGEPALRQSLRERLNALLGRPLQTRKVLMELQRY from the coding sequence ATGAGTAGACGGACGCAACGCGTCCAGGATGCGGCCGGCTACCTGCTGCATTCGGCTCCATGGCGGGAAACCTCGCTGATCATCCAGGTCTTTACGCGCCATCACGGCAATGTGGCGCTGGTCGCCAAGGGCGCCAAAAGGCCGTACTCGGTCTTGCGCCCCGTATTGTCCGCCTTTCAGCCGCTTAGCCTGTCCTGGAGCGGGGCCAACGAAGTACGCACCCTGACGCGAGCCGAATGCGCCGGCATCCGGCCTTTGGGCGGTCGGGCGCTGATGTCGGCGTGGTACATGAATGAACTGTTGCTGCGGCTGCTGGCCCGCGAAGATCCTCACCCGGTCCTGTACGACGCCTATGACGCAGCGCTGCAACAACTGGCATTCCAGCAATCTGCCGCCAGTGCCTTGCGGCGCTTCGAGTGGATACTGCTGAACGAGACCGGCTATGGCCTGGGGGATGACATGCCTGATTTCGATGATCCCCAGGGAGAGCCGGCCTTGCGCCAGTCCTTGCGAGAGCGTCTGAACGCCTTGCTGGGCCGCCCCTTGCAGACGCGTAAGGTGCTGATGGAGCTGCAACGCTATTGA
- the rnc gene encoding ribonuclease III: MAGLASLQAALGHEFSDASLLEQALTHRSHSAKHNERLEFLGDSVLNFVVASLLFERFTKIDEGDLSRLRASLVKQASLADIATRLSLSQYLRLGEGELKSGGFRRPSILADALEALFAAVFLDGGFDAARKVIARQYESILVNVDPKTLGKDPKTLLQELLQARKLDLPLYTVVATHGAAHNQMFEVECQIPKLDIKVSAGGSSRRAAEQSAAQLAIAAIDALTPAKGSGRSRARKSAQLSLPVAVSQETK; the protein is encoded by the coding sequence ATGGCCGGACTGGCGTCCTTACAGGCTGCGCTGGGCCACGAGTTCAGCGACGCCTCTTTGCTTGAACAGGCGCTGACTCATCGCAGCCATAGCGCCAAGCATAACGAGCGCCTGGAGTTTCTGGGCGACTCGGTGCTTAATTTCGTGGTCGCCTCGCTGTTGTTCGAGCGCTTTACCAAGATAGACGAAGGCGACCTGTCGCGTTTGCGCGCCAGCCTGGTCAAGCAGGCTTCGCTTGCCGATATCGCCACGCGCTTGTCCTTGTCGCAGTATTTGCGACTGGGCGAGGGCGAGCTGAAAAGCGGCGGCTTCCGTCGACCGTCCATTCTGGCCGATGCGCTCGAGGCTTTGTTCGCCGCCGTCTTCCTTGATGGCGGGTTCGACGCGGCCCGCAAGGTCATCGCCCGGCAATACGAATCGATACTGGTCAATGTTGACCCCAAAACGCTGGGCAAAGATCCCAAGACGCTGCTGCAGGAACTCCTGCAAGCCCGCAAACTGGATCTTCCGCTCTACACCGTTGTCGCCACCCATGGCGCGGCGCATAATCAGATGTTCGAGGTGGAGTGCCAGATACCCAAGCTCGACATCAAGGTGTCTGCCGGCGGCTCCAGCCGACGCGCAGCCGAACAGTCGGCTGCGCAGTTGGCGATTGCCGCCATCGATGCCCTGACACCAGCCAAAGGCTCAGGTCGTTCGCGCGCACGCAAGTCGGCGCAGTTGTCCTTGCCGGTGGCCGTGTCCCAGGAGACCAAATGA
- a CDS encoding Bax inhibitor-1/YccA family protein, which yields MNDFREQVATRGYTGSTSEIVRNRVTRNTYWLLALSLIPTVFGAMVGLSSGVNQFMAASPGTSVIVFLVGAFGLMYLIERNKNNSMGVALLLAFTFFMGVMLSRLLGHVLGMGNGAQLIMLAFGGTAVVFGTMATVASTSKRDFSGMQKFLFIGVIMLIVASVANIFLQLSALVLTVSVLAIGIFSALLLVDLQRVIRGGETNYISATLAIYLDVYNIFANLLMLLGIFGGSRE from the coding sequence ATGAACGATTTTCGCGAACAGGTAGCCACTCGCGGCTACACCGGCAGTACGTCCGAAATCGTACGCAACCGTGTCACGCGCAACACCTACTGGCTGCTGGCGCTCTCACTGATACCGACGGTGTTCGGTGCGATGGTGGGCCTTAGCTCCGGCGTCAACCAGTTCATGGCGGCCAGCCCCGGTACCAGCGTCATTGTTTTCCTGGTCGGCGCTTTTGGCCTCATGTATCTTATTGAGCGCAACAAGAACAACTCCATGGGCGTCGCCCTGCTGCTTGCCTTCACCTTCTTCATGGGTGTCATGCTGTCGCGGCTGCTGGGCCACGTGCTGGGCATGGGTAATGGCGCGCAACTGATCATGCTGGCCTTTGGTGGCACGGCCGTGGTGTTTGGCACCATGGCTACGGTGGCTTCCACCAGCAAGCGCGACTTCTCGGGCATGCAGAAGTTCCTGTTCATTGGCGTCATCATGCTGATCGTGGCGTCGGTGGCCAACATCTTCCTGCAATTGTCGGCCCTGGTCCTGACAGTATCAGTGCTGGCCATCGGCATCTTCTCGGCGCTGCTGCTGGTCGATCTGCAACGGGTGATCCGCGGCGGCGAAACCAACTACATCAGCGCCACGCTGGCCATCTACCTGGATGTCTACAACATCTTTGCCAACCTGCTGATGCTGCTGGGCATATTCGGCGGTAGTCGCGAATAA
- a CDS encoding DNA polymerase III subunit chi yields MVRIDFAFGAPDRLRMACQVVRKHYLAGRPLVVYTQDAQELARFDRLLWSFEPTAFIPHVLAGDPLAAESAVTLTSSLPTELPGGGATGLPPWLINLDAGCPPTAEGYERILEIVSDRDDDKQAARERWRQYQSAGHTLNAHDVSGRAAGSADSARPSR; encoded by the coding sequence ATGGTACGCATCGACTTTGCCTTCGGCGCGCCAGACCGCTTGCGGATGGCCTGCCAAGTAGTGCGCAAGCACTACCTGGCAGGCCGCCCACTGGTCGTCTATACGCAAGATGCGCAAGAGCTTGCCCGCTTTGATCGCCTGTTATGGAGTTTCGAGCCCACAGCCTTCATCCCGCATGTCCTTGCCGGCGACCCGCTGGCAGCAGAAAGCGCCGTAACGCTTACCAGCAGCCTGCCAACGGAACTGCCGGGCGGTGGTGCTACCGGCCTGCCTCCATGGCTAATCAATCTCGATGCCGGTTGCCCTCCCACTGCTGAAGGCTATGAACGCATTCTCGAAATCGTCTCGGACCGCGATGACGACAAACAAGCCGCCCGAGAGCGCTGGCGCCAGTATCAATCGGCCGGCCACACGCTTAATGCCCACGATGTTTCCGGACGCGCCGCCGGTTCTGCCGATTCGGCCCGCCCTTCCCGGTAA
- the era gene encoding GTPase Era: protein MSNPFRCGFVAIVGRPNVGKSTLANALIGSKISIVSRKAQTTRHRIHGVLTREHEQFVFVDTPGFQTRHGGAMNRMMNRVVTQALAQVDVVVHVVEAGKWSAGDAQLLPLLPADGKTILVVNKVDAVKSKNDMFAYVSKIMALHPYSAVVPVSALRGVQLENLLQEIATRLPEGEPMFEADTLTDRPMRFIVAELIREKIFRLVGDELPYGCTVVIEEWEEDDTGARVAACVVVERDTHRPILLGAGGGHMKRIASEARQDMIKLLEKPVHLEVYIKVRKGWSDRESALRELGYE from the coding sequence ATGAGCAATCCCTTTCGTTGTGGCTTCGTCGCCATTGTGGGCCGACCCAACGTCGGCAAGTCCACGCTTGCCAATGCCCTGATCGGCAGCAAGATCTCCATCGTTTCACGCAAGGCACAAACGACCCGCCACCGGATACACGGTGTCCTGACGCGCGAACATGAACAATTCGTTTTTGTCGATACGCCCGGATTCCAGACGCGTCATGGCGGCGCCATGAACCGCATGATGAATCGCGTCGTCACCCAGGCGCTCGCGCAAGTCGATGTCGTCGTGCATGTGGTCGAGGCGGGCAAGTGGTCGGCCGGCGACGCGCAACTGCTGCCTCTGTTGCCCGCAGACGGCAAGACCATATTGGTGGTCAACAAGGTCGACGCGGTGAAAAGCAAGAACGACATGTTTGCCTATGTCAGCAAGATCATGGCGCTCCATCCGTACTCTGCCGTGGTGCCGGTCAGCGCTTTGCGCGGCGTCCAGCTGGAGAACCTGTTGCAGGAGATCGCCACGCGCCTGCCCGAAGGCGAACCGATGTTCGAAGCCGACACACTCACCGACCGGCCCATGCGTTTTATCGTGGCCGAACTGATACGCGAGAAAATCTTTCGCCTGGTGGGGGACGAACTGCCTTACGGCTGCACCGTCGTCATCGAGGAATGGGAAGAGGACGATACCGGCGCACGCGTCGCGGCCTGCGTGGTGGTCGAACGCGATACGCACCGGCCCATTTTGCTGGGCGCCGGCGGCGGGCACATGAAACGCATCGCTTCCGAGGCCCGCCAGGACATGATCAAGTTGCTCGAGAAGCCCGTGCACCTGGAGGTGTACATCAAGGTGCGCAAGGGCTGGTCGGATCGCGAAAGCGCTCTGCGCGAATTGGGATATGAGTAG
- a CDS encoding PIN domain-containing protein: MNSLPDVVVLDTCVLISNVLRRMLLRLATEGCFRVAWSSVIGDEWCRNAARLWKVSDDDIRAQWRELQQAFPAADCGDVTAFKNGLQRSDPKDWHVIAAARVLKARCAQDSVAVLTRNIRDFNRSELRGLNLQLLDPDQFFLHCQQQFPDEMSTLLRSLPDDVVAPGGVPDPVDVILRRERLFRLNRLSGYAV, from the coding sequence TTGAATTCTCTTCCCGACGTCGTCGTTCTGGACACCTGTGTCCTGATCTCCAATGTGTTGCGCCGCATGCTGTTGCGCCTTGCCACCGAGGGCTGCTTCCGGGTGGCCTGGAGTTCGGTCATTGGCGATGAGTGGTGCCGGAATGCCGCGCGTTTATGGAAGGTGTCCGACGACGACATCCGGGCGCAGTGGCGCGAGCTTCAGCAGGCGTTTCCGGCGGCCGATTGCGGGGATGTCACGGCCTTCAAGAACGGCTTGCAGCGTAGCGACCCAAAAGACTGGCATGTGATTGCTGCGGCACGCGTGCTGAAGGCTCGCTGCGCGCAGGACAGTGTCGCCGTACTGACCCGTAATATCCGGGATTTCAACCGCAGTGAGTTGCGCGGCCTGAATCTGCAGTTGCTGGATCCGGACCAATTCTTCCTGCACTGTCAACAGCAATTTCCCGACGAAATGTCCACCCTGCTACGCAGCCTGCCGGACGATGTGGTGGCGCCGGGCGGCGTGCCGGACCCGGTAGACGTGATCTTGCGTCGTGAGCGCCTGTTCAGGCTGAATCGGCTTAGCGGGTATGCCGTATAA